The proteins below are encoded in one region of Segatella copri:
- a CDS encoding acyltransferase family protein, protein MGINIKPRLSWLDNSKMLAMLLVIIYHVGSFANLGEVGPAIESFNMPLFMILSGYACYHSLFRDKTIREWGLYIKKNFMRIMIPCIFVSAWSLPWTHDKLFFLHGYWFLQCLFSILLASALIEIGCAVLKIKETFWLIAIILNIAMLFVTRNNLSEMTSYFTIGLILRRYDVLNILFRLPLTTRIVGVVGG, encoded by the coding sequence ATGGGAATAAATATTAAACCTAGACTTTCTTGGCTTGATAATTCTAAAATGCTGGCGATGCTACTTGTTATTATCTATCATGTTGGTTCGTTTGCTAACCTTGGAGAGGTTGGACCTGCTATAGAATCATTTAATATGCCATTGTTTATGATTCTTTCAGGTTATGCCTGCTACCATTCTTTGTTTCGGGATAAAACGATAAGAGAATGGGGATTGTATATCAAAAAGAATTTTATGAGAATCATGATACCTTGCATTTTTGTCAGTGCATGGTCGTTGCCTTGGACTCATGACAAGCTGTTCTTTCTGCATGGCTACTGGTTTTTACAGTGCTTGTTCTCTATTCTACTTGCTTCGGCTCTTATAGAGATAGGCTGTGCTGTGTTGAAGATTAAAGAAACATTTTGGCTAATAGCCATAATTCTTAATATAGCTATGTTGTTCGTAACAAGGAATAACCTCTCGGAGATGACTTCCTATTTTACAATAGGACTGATTTTAAGAAGGTATGATGTCCTTAATATACTTTTCAGACTCCCATTGACTACAAGAATTGTCGGAGTTGTGGGGGGGTAA